In Bacillus pumilus, the sequence AATGAGCAGCCATGCCAATACGATAAGGGGTGCATTGATTTGACCGCCAAGACCCAATCCCCAGCTATAAAAAAGAATCGAGCAGATGACATTTTGCAGGATGTAGCAGCTGAGCGCCATTTTCCCTACATATTCAAACCAAGTCCACATGAACCAAGATTCCGTAAGTGCCAAGAGCTTCGCAATGACAGCTATATAGAAGATAGAGAGGAATGGTGAAAAGACGTAGCGCACCACGAATTCCACTATTTCATTCGGCACGAAGACGAGTGCATTCAGCGGCAGACCAATCCATAAACCGAATCGGAACAATGTTTTCCGAAGAGATTGTCCGCGTGTATTCGCATAAAAAACACCAGCTCTCATCATTCGAACACCTAATAAAAACAGAAATGTATTCATTGGAATGATAAAGATCGCTTCTTCACGGTACATGAAAAAGTACTGTAATCGTTCTTGAACCTGCGAGATCCATGTCTCTGGCAGCTGCTCCTCTAGCATTGGTTCACTGCTTTGATCATAGGATTCTGTCTCCATTTCAGAAAGGGAGAACACAATCAGAAATGACATGACTAGCAGGTGAATCAAACCAGAGAAGATCATGCCCTTTTTGATGCGCCGGTCCCCTCCACGTACAATGAAAGCCACAAGTAAACCCGTGACGGCGTAACTCATGAGCACATCATATTCCATCACAAGGGCAAAATGAACAAAGCCTTCGATAAATAAAAATAAAAGAATCCATAAATATGTACCCGGCCAAGGTGTGTTTTTTCTTTTCGCCTGCTGGTACTTCAGCTCCAATCCAACACCAAACATGATGGTGAGCAGCGAGAGCATTTTGCCATAAACGAACATCGAAACAATGCTTTCAAGCAAACTGCCATTTTCATATTCATCTGCAATCTGATCTGTCGCAAAGGTATTCCCTGCATACGCAAAAAACCAAACGTTCGTCCCCAATGTGCCTAGTATGGCAAAGCCTCGTAAAATATCTAATAATCGTATTCTTTCTTTCACTTGAACGCTCCTTCCCTTTATACAGTTATCATATTTTGGTAATGCCGGGAAGTCCGTTCTATTGAATTTAAGGAATATTTAAACAAAAAAAACACCAGTAAAATGTGTGATTTTACTGGTGTCTGATCTGTCTATACTTATGGACGGTACACGCTGCGGACAACGTTCGTTTGTGAACGGTCTGGTCCGACTGAGAAAATAGAAAGTGGAATACCTGTTAATTGTGAAATGCGCTCTAAATAGTGGCGGGCATTTTCAGGCAGTTCACTTAAATTTTTCACGCCTGTAATATCCTCGGTCCATCCTGGCATTTCTTCGTAGACAGGCTCACATTTCGCTAATTCCTTTAGACTTGCTGGGAATTCTTCTGTGATTTCTCCGTTCAATTTATAAGCGACACAGATTTTCAATGTCTCAATCCCTGTCAGTACATCGATTGAGTTCAGAGATAAATCTGTAATACCGCTCACACGGCGGGCATGACGGACAACAACACTGTCAAACCAGCCAACACGGCGCGGACGTCCAGTTGTCGTACCGTATTCACGGCCAACTTCACGGATTTGATCGCCAATTTCATCATGAAGTTCTGTTGGGAATGGGCCATCTCCAACACGTGTTGTGTAAGCTTTTGATACGCCGACTACATGTTGAATTTTCGTAGGACCTACGCCAGAACCAATCGTCACTCCTCCAGCCACTGGGTTAGAGGATGTCACAAATGGATATGTCCCTTGATCGATATCAAGCATAACGCCTTGTGCCCCTTCAAATAGAACACGGCGGCCTTCATCTAGAGCATCGTTCAATACAACAGACGTGTCCACGACATATTTTTTCACTTGCTGGCCATATTCATAATACTCGTCTAAAATATCTTCAATTTTGAAGCCTTCTGTGTCGTACATTTTCTCTAAAAGACGATTTTTCTCTTCTAGATTACGTGCAAGCTTCTCTTCAAATACTTCACGATCTAATAGATCTGCGACGCGGATTCCGACGCGAGCTGCTTTGTCCATATAAGCTGGTCCGATTCCTTTTTTCGTCGTACCGATCTTATTAGCCCCTTTCCGCTCTTCTTCTACCTCGTCCAATTTTAAATGATAAGGCAGAATCACATGGGCTCTATTGCTGATTCTGAGGTTCTCTGTACTCACATTCCGTTCGTGAAGATACGCAAGCTCAGTGACCAACGCTTTAGGATCAACCACCATTCCATTACCGATGACACAAGTTTTCTCTTTATAAAAAATACCGGACGGAATGAGGTGTAGCTTGTAAGTCACTCCATCAAATTTGATCGTGTGACCTGCATTGTTTCCCCCTTGATAACGGGCAATCACCTCTGCATTTTCTGAAAGGAAATCGGTAATTTTCCCTTTCCCTTCGTCACCCCACTGCGTACCTACTACGACTACTGAAGACATATCGTGCACCTCCGTTAACCTTTCAAAACGTTATCTCTTTCAAACACATTTATTTTATCAATGCAAAACGAAAAAGTCAACGCTAAATCCGAACATTAGTATCTCGAAATCAAATTTTGTTCGCTTTAAATGTGAGGAAAAGCGCTTTAATCGCTTCTTCCACGCTTGAAAAAGGAGATTTTGAGCAAAAACAACTGTTTTTATCGATTCCCGCTTTATTCATGATTTTCAATCAATTGAATCATCGAGCTTGCCATGAAGTCAGGTGAATACGGTCTCCCTGTCCTCAGCCACCATTCAGCGGTTCCAACATAAGCAGAAATGACAAATTGCTTCTGCATGTCGAGAGGAACGTGATGCGGGTCAGGCTTTGAACCTGCGACCTCCTCTAACCCCAAAGTAAAGCTTTCCTCAAAAAAAGCACTGGCTGTCTGATAAATATTAAGCTCTCGCCCTCTTTTCAAGAGAATCTGATACTCCTCTTCATGTTCCTGCAAATGCTGATAAAATCGAAAAATATACACATATGCTGCATGGTCTGCCTGCCAATCCTCTTCTTGTACAGGAGCAAAAATAGCAGCTTTCATCACATCAAACATCTCATCCATGACCTGCTGGGCAAGATCAAACTTATCTTCATAATGCTGATAAAAGGTGGTGCGATGAATGCCTGCCTTTTTCGTTAAATCCTGTACGGAAACCTTTCCCCATTCCTTCTCTCTTAATAAATGAAATAACGCTTTTCTTAATTGATGCTTTGATTCAGTTGCTCGCTTATCCCCTCTGTAGCAGTCCGCCACAAGCCGCTCTCCCCTTCCTATATTCTTCAACAGATTTCGCTTTTCTGTTGGTTGAATCCTATCGGCTGATGAATTAACTTTAATCTAACACAACGAAAAAAAGGAATCATCTGACAACCCATAAGGAGTGATGATCATGGAAACAACAACACCAAGTGCCGTGCAAAAAGCATTATTAAGAGGGAAAAACAAGCAGGACCCGTATAACCCGTTTGATTGGTATGCCAAAATGCGTAAGGAATCGCCTGTTCATTTTGATGAAAACAGCCAAACATGGAGTGTGTTCACATATGATGAAGCAAAACGCGTAACTATTGATAAAGATACCTTTTCTAGTCAGCCTCCTAAAGACCAGCGGAAGCATTCTCTAATGAAAACAATGGTGATGATGGACCCGCCAAAACACACGCGGATCCGCTCCATTGTGAGCAAAGCCTTTACACCTCGAGTGATGAAATTGTGGGAACCCCGTATTCAAGAATTAATGGATGAACTCATGGCGCAAATAGATGGGAAAGAAGAAATTGATCTTGTTCAAGACATCTCCTATCCGCTTCCTGTCATTGTCATTGCAGAGCTTTTAGGTGTGCCGTCAGAACATAAACAATCCTTTAAAGAATGGTCAGATATTCTGGTTAGTATGCCTAAAAGTGAAAATGAAGAGGATGTAGCTGAATGGCAGAAAACACGAGATCAAGGCGAAGCTGACATGATGGCATTTTTTGCTGACATCATCGAAGACAAGCGTCAGCATCTCGGTGATGATTTGATTTCTCTTTTAATTCAAGCTGAGGAGAATGGAGACAAGCTGTCAGCGGATGAATTAATCCCTTTCTGCAATCTTCTCCTTTTAGCAGGCAACGAAACGACCACCAATCTGATCTCCAATATGATCTTTAGCTTGTTGGAAAAGCCGGGGGTGTATGAAGCGCTCGTTCAATCACCTGAGCTCATCCCGCGCGCTGTGGAGGAGGCCGTCCGTTTCCGTGCACCAGCACCTACAATCGTCCGTTATGTCAAAGAGGACACAGAGCTTGGAGGGAAAACGTTGAAAAAGGGAGACAATGTCATTGTTTTTCTCGCTTCTGCCAACCGGGATGAGCGCCAGTTTTCAAACGCACATGAATACGATATACACCGCCATCCTAATCCTCATATCGGCTTCGGCCACGGCATCCACTTCTGTCTAGGCGCACCACTTGCCCGCTTGGAAGCATGTACTGCTATCAAGGCCTTATTGGACCGATATGAGTCACTAGCGCTCCTCTCCTATGTGCCGATGACAAACAGCGGCATGTATGGACTGAAAGAGCTGAAGCTGCGCGTCACACCTCGCTCATAACAGAAAAGACTCCCACCAAGCATGGGAGTCTATTTTAAACGGGGGTAATTCCTTCTGTGTTCATGAGCACAACTCGGTATCCATCTGGATCTTCAATGGTTGCCCCTCCTCGATCCCAGTATGGGTTCGTAGAGGTGACATGCCGTCCGCCAAATGAGATCAGTCTCTTTTTCATCTGCTGAAACTCCTGTTCATCAGGAATATAGAAAACAAGCAGCTGTTCTGGATGCGGAACGGGCAGGCCCTCTTCTTCTTCATGTTTGGTGATTTCTAAATGAACATGCTGGTGAGGAAGTCCGAGCATCACACCATCATACCCTTCATGCTGATCAAATGAGCCTATTCGTTTGAGCCCTAAGCCTTCTTCATAAAAGGAAACAACCTCGTTCATGTTGGCTGTTGGACGTGCGATGCGTAATTGAGCGGCTTTGAACTGTTGAAATTCCATCTGTCATCACTCCTTTTCTCCTTTTAGTATACGATCTCTTTTTCTCTCTCTCCTCCTCATTTCGGCTGTTTTTCAGTCATTCTTTCGATGTAGATGGATCAAAAAAGCCCAGCTTCTTGAGCTGGGCTTTAAGCACCGGGCGGAACACCCGTATCGTCAAATCTTCTTTCCAGGTTGACGAATTTGTTATATTCTTTGACGAAGGCCAGTGAAACCGTACCAACTGGACCGTTACGCTGTTTGGCAATAATGATTTCAATAATGTTCTTATTCTCTGATTCTTTGTCGTAGTAATCATCACGATAAAGGAATGCCACGATATCGGCATCCTGCTCAATACTTCCTGATTCACGAATATCAGACATCATCGGACGTTTATCCTGACGCTGCTCTACTCCGCGGGAAAGCTGAGACAGGGCAATGACAGGAACTTCAAGTTCCCTTGCCAGCGATTTTAAAGCCCTAGAGATTTCAGATACCTCTTGCTGACGGTTATCGCTTGATCGTCCGCTCCCTTGAATGAGCTGCAAGTAGTCAATCAGGATCATCCCAAGACCGTTTTCTTGCTTCAACCGGCGGCATTTAGAGCGAATTTCACTCACTCTGATCCCAGGTGTATCGTCAATGAAAATTCCACTGTTTGATAACGAGCCCATTGCCATTGTCAGCTTACCCCAGTCCTCTTCTGTCAGATTACCGGTTCTTAGGTTCTGTGCATTGATATTTCCCTCTGCACAAAGCATACGCATGACAAGCTGCTCAGCACCCATCTCTAAACTAAAGATGGCGACACTTTCGTCTGTCTTCGTCGCGACATTTTGTGCAATGTTCAATGCGAAGGCTGTTTTCCCTACCGATGGACGAGCCGCTACAATAATCAAGTCATTTCGCTGGAAGCCAGCTGTCATCCGGTCAAGCTCAGAGAATCCCGTTGGAATCCCTGTGATATCGCCTTTTCGGTTATGAAGCTGTTCAATATTATCATATGTCTGAACAAGAACGTCCTTAATGTTTTGGAAAGCTCCTGAGTTTTTACGCTGCGCCACTTCCATAATGGTTTTTTCAGCATCACTCAATAGATCCTCTACTTCATCCTCACGCGTATATCCATCCTGTGCAATGGTTGTCGCTGTACGAATCAGACGTCTTAAAATGGATTTTTCTTCTACAATTTTTGCATAGTATTCGATGTTTGCGGCAGTTGGGACAGAGTTCGCAATATCCGTTAAATACGAAATCCCGCCTACCTCTTCTAGTAAGTCTGTATTGGCAAGTTCTGATGTCACCGTGACAAGGTCAACCGGTTCTCCTCTATCACCAAGTACAAGCATCGCATTGTAAATCTTTTGATGCGACATTCTATAGAAATCCTCTGGAATTAATACCTCAGAAGCGAGCGTTAGCGCAGATGGTTCTAAAAAAACAGCACCTAATACGGCCTGCTCGGCTTCTATATTTTGCGGCGGCAGCCGGTCATCGAGAAGTTCCGTCATGCCAAGCACCGTCCTTTCATAAAAAAAATACGCTACTCATCATTTTAACATTTTCATCAATAAAAAAGTGAAAAACATCGACTATAGTCAAAATTACCATGTTGATATTTTGTGCAAACCAGCGCATTTCAATAGAAAAGACTCTGTAACATCAATTGTTATAGAGTCCTTCGTTATCGCTAATGGAATTTCGATTTGTTGCCGTTCACACATGTAATCGACGCTCCAACATGGCATGTTCGGATGCGTTTTTCTAATCTATCGTTTTCTTAACCCCATAATTCACTTTTTGCCCAATGTCTTGTAAAGAACCGTTTTGATAACCAATAGATAAAACCAAATCTGGAATGGAATCAAACCCGTTTTTGGCTAGATCGAATAGCTGTGCACCGTAATGTGAAGCGGCAATGCGCGCATTTTCTGCTGTATATGGATTTTTAAGAAGTTCTTCTTTGTATAGATCAAAAATATTCGTTCCGTTATCCGTTACAAATTGACCATTTACAATGCTTAAATCCTTTAAATTGTAGCCTGTCACCGTTTTGATTTGATTGACAAGATGGAACTTTGCCAGAGAATCCGGTGTGAATTGAGTAGAATCATCATTTCTGCTTTTCATGATATGGAAAAATAATTCTCTTGTATTGTTGGTTGTATTTAATAAGTCTTCTATTTGTTTCATCAGCGTTTCGTCTTTTGAACCACTTACCACCAATTTAAAATTGTTCGGGTCAATGGTAAAAGTTAGATTTGTGTTTTTAGGAATGGATATCCCGTTTTTAGAGAATAAATCTTGTAATTGTTCGTTGACCTTTTGACGATTGGATATTTTTTTCTCTACGCTTTCTTGGGTTGGATCGTACCGTTTTTCATTACGGAAGATGGCATCATTAAAGTCATATTGACCTCCTTTTCCAGAATTAGCCCAGCCAATCTCCATCGTATATGCAGCTTCTCTTTCTACTTTAGTTAGATCACTCCTAAAATAAGGCGAGCGTGGATTTCGATACTTATCGTGTATATGACCATGAGGATTTTTGAAACGTTTATTTTGTTCATTTATTTTTTCATATTTTTCATCTAGTATTTTCATCCGTCTATCAGATTCGGTCATCACCTCATTTGTACTTTTAATAGATTGACCTTTATAATCGATTCTGTTCTGATTGTTTGAAACACCTGCCGTGTATGACGTATTAATATTCATTTTGATTCTCCTTTTTAAAAAATAGTGATTATTAAATATATCGGCAATTCAGTTAAAATTTGTTAGTTTTGATCCGATATAGTAATTATTACAAGGAGGGTTAAAATATGACAAATACTATCTTCAAACGTTTTTTGTTACCTGCATTGGTATTAGTGCTTGTTACTAGTTTTTTTGCACCTCATTCAGCAGAAGCGGCTATTACGGGGAATAACAGCCCTAACACAGCAAGCTCAATGGGATATTGGAAAAATAGTCGCCCAGATACAACAATCTTACCTGAAGGTGAAAATGAAGCGTATTATCAGTTCACGATCAATAAGGGTGAAAGGGTCTATGTGCGAAGTTCGTATAATAAGCAATATACGGGGATGAAAATCGAGGTGTATAATTCGAAGAGCTCTAAACCAGGGTCAAGAGTGATTAATCCTGATTCAGTAACACCCTTTATATTTGCAAATACTGGTGACGTTACTTCAACTTCAGAAACTTATTTTGTGAAAGTGACCCGTGGCTCATATACAGGGAATATGTATTTTACTGTCTCCATTCAAGATCGTATCAAATCTGGGAATGGGACATTCAATTTTACCGGGACTGCTACCAACCTGGGGAATTCATCTTTGAATCTAGCAGGTGTTGATTCTTCTGTCATTACAATGGATTTAACGACCAATTCTTCTATTCCTAACAATGCTATCGTTAAATCGATTTCAACAACTAGTACCCAATCGCCTAACCAAGGAAATGTCACACACAAACTGATGGCTGATGAAAACAAGATTTGGAACCAATCACTTTTTTCATCTGCAACAAGTGGGTCTTATCATATTTCACTGGAAGATGAATTAAAAGTGGCTCAAAAATGGAGCTTTAAGTACAACGCAAAGGCTACTGCGAGATCTACTATGAGCAATGTCAAAGCCGATATTCGTTACGAATATGATGTCACAGATGGATTCTAATTGAATGGTGTTTACAGACATGTACACCGATTGATCAAAAAGTAAGGGGACATCCCTTACTTTTTTCATTTCCGCATTTTTGATGCTATATGATATTTGGCCAACTTTAAAACAGCACCGTGCTTCCATAAGAAATAAGCTACTCATAAAAAGTGAAAGTGTTAATGGTGGTTTTGCTTGAGGGCATGTTGAAAGAGGAGGATGGTGATCATATCGGTGGCTCGCTGGTATAAATCCCATTGTTCATAGGCCGCAAATGTCATCCGTATTTCATGTAATGATTGCTTCATTTCTTGATATTCTTCCACTGTAAACGCATTTTTCAGTTTGAGCTGATGTTCAAGCAGTTTTAGCCTTAGCTTTCCTAATGGAGTTTTCATTCTGCCTACATTCCCTTCGATCTTGTCTTCCTTAGAAAATTGTATATGAATTTACGCATGATATTGAATAAGTTGTGAGATATGCTCACCAGCTTTTCGAAAAATTCTCCTCTTTTTTCCTAAAAATACAAGAAGGTCTATAGACTTATTTTTCCTCAAAATGATTTCAAGAAGAAAAACCTATATATATTCCTGAATCAAACAGAAGAAAATGGTAAATATCTCGAGACGGTCAAGGTCTTTTGACATTTCTCCTCTTTTTAAATGACTCAGTCTGGCATTCACTATTTCCACTCATTTGGTAGTTATTTAGTCCTTTATTTTCATAATATTTAGATTAAATTATCAACTACACGACTAAATGAACATTTGACTTCATAATTGATAACCATTATCATTTGATTTGCTTGCGTGATAATTGAGAATCATTTTCATTTGAAGGGACCATTCTTCAATCTCTACACTCATCCTATATCCGCAAGCCCGCTTTTATCAGCATATGAGAGTCAATTTGAGGAAGGGGATATTTTACACATGTCCAAACGCCCTGAAGGAATGGGTACTGAGGATTCTCTTTTCAGAGAAAGCCGTCCTTTTTTTATACCTGGGACGGAGCAACTGGATATCACAGCACACCCTTACAGACTTTTTATATTTAAACCGAATACTACTCCTCCAGCGGCTGGTTTTCCAGTCATG encodes:
- a CDS encoding TetR/AcrR family transcriptional regulator gives rise to the protein MKNIGRGERLVADCYRGDKRATESKHQLRKALFHLLREKEWGKVSVQDLTKKAGIHRTTFYQHYEDKFDLAQQVMDEMFDVMKAAIFAPVQEEDWQADHAAYVYIFRFYQHLQEHEEEYQILLKRGRELNIYQTASAFFEESFTLGLEEVAGSKPDPHHVPLDMQKQFVISAYVGTAEWWLRTGRPYSPDFMASSMIQLIENHE
- a CDS encoding VOC family protein; translation: MEFQQFKAAQLRIARPTANMNEVVSFYEEGLGLKRIGSFDQHEGYDGVMLGLPHQHVHLEITKHEEEEGLPVPHPEQLLVFYIPDEQEFQQMKKRLISFGGRHVTSTNPYWDRGGATIEDPDGYRVVLMNTEGITPV
- a CDS encoding DUF4885 family protein, which translates into the protein MNINTSYTAGVSNNQNRIDYKGQSIKSTNEVMTESDRRMKILDEKYEKINEQNKRFKNPHGHIHDKYRNPRSPYFRSDLTKVEREAAYTMEIGWANSGKGGQYDFNDAIFRNEKRYDPTQESVEKKISNRQKVNEQLQDLFSKNGISIPKNTNLTFTIDPNNFKLVVSGSKDETLMKQIEDLLNTTNNTRELFFHIMKSRNDDSTQFTPDSLAKFHLVNQIKTVTGYNLKDLSIVNGQFVTDNGTNIFDLYKEELLKNPYTAENARIAASHYGAQLFDLAKNGFDSIPDLVLSIGYQNGSLQDIGQKVNYGVKKTID
- a CDS encoding cytochrome P450, with the translated sequence METTTPSAVQKALLRGKNKQDPYNPFDWYAKMRKESPVHFDENSQTWSVFTYDEAKRVTIDKDTFSSQPPKDQRKHSLMKTMVMMDPPKHTRIRSIVSKAFTPRVMKLWEPRIQELMDELMAQIDGKEEIDLVQDISYPLPVIVIAELLGVPSEHKQSFKEWSDILVSMPKSENEEDVAEWQKTRDQGEADMMAFFADIIEDKRQHLGDDLISLLIQAEENGDKLSADELIPFCNLLLLAGNETTTNLISNMIFSLLEKPGVYEALVQSPELIPRAVEEAVRFRAPAPTIVRYVKEDTELGGKTLKKGDNVIVFLASANRDERQFSNAHEYDIHRHPNPHIGFGHGIHFCLGAPLARLEACTAIKALLDRYESLALLSYVPMTNSGMYGLKELKLRVTPRS
- a CDS encoding DUF418 domain-containing protein produces the protein MKERIRLLDILRGFAILGTLGTNVWFFAYAGNTFATDQIADEYENGSLLESIVSMFVYGKMLSLLTIMFGVGLELKYQQAKRKNTPWPGTYLWILLFLFIEGFVHFALVMEYDVLMSYAVTGLLVAFIVRGGDRRIKKGMIFSGLIHLLVMSFLIVFSLSEMETESYDQSSEPMLEEQLPETWISQVQERLQYFFMYREEAIFIIPMNTFLFLLGVRMMRAGVFYANTRGQSLRKTLFRFGLWIGLPLNALVFVPNEIVEFVVRYVFSPFLSIFYIAVIAKLLALTESWFMWTWFEYVGKMALSCYILQNVICSILFYSWGLGLGGQINAPLIVLAWLLISLLQIAISAFCLNVWRIGPMEYIRSRALRRVTMKKAT
- the dnaB gene encoding replicative DNA helicase — protein: MTELLDDRLPPQNIEAEQAVLGAVFLEPSALTLASEVLIPEDFYRMSHQKIYNAMLVLGDRGEPVDLVTVTSELANTDLLEEVGGISYLTDIANSVPTAANIEYYAKIVEEKSILRRLIRTATTIAQDGYTREDEVEDLLSDAEKTIMEVAQRKNSGAFQNIKDVLVQTYDNIEQLHNRKGDITGIPTGFSELDRMTAGFQRNDLIIVAARPSVGKTAFALNIAQNVATKTDESVAIFSLEMGAEQLVMRMLCAEGNINAQNLRTGNLTEEDWGKLTMAMGSLSNSGIFIDDTPGIRVSEIRSKCRRLKQENGLGMILIDYLQLIQGSGRSSDNRQQEVSEISRALKSLARELEVPVIALSQLSRGVEQRQDKRPMMSDIRESGSIEQDADIVAFLYRDDYYDKESENKNIIEIIIAKQRNGPVGTVSLAFVKEYNKFVNLERRFDDTGVPPGA
- a CDS encoding adenylosuccinate synthase; this translates as MSSVVVVGTQWGDEGKGKITDFLSENAEVIARYQGGNNAGHTIKFDGVTYKLHLIPSGIFYKEKTCVIGNGMVVDPKALVTELAYLHERNVSTENLRISNRAHVILPYHLKLDEVEEERKGANKIGTTKKGIGPAYMDKAARVGIRVADLLDREVFEEKLARNLEEKNRLLEKMYDTEGFKIEDILDEYYEYGQQVKKYVVDTSVVLNDALDEGRRVLFEGAQGVMLDIDQGTYPFVTSSNPVAGGVTIGSGVGPTKIQHVVGVSKAYTTRVGDGPFPTELHDEIGDQIREVGREYGTTTGRPRRVGWFDSVVVRHARRVSGITDLSLNSIDVLTGIETLKICVAYKLNGEITEEFPASLKELAKCEPVYEEMPGWTEDITGVKNLSELPENARHYLERISQLTGIPLSIFSVGPDRSQTNVVRSVYRP